A segment of the Curtobacterium sp. MCSS17_007 genome:
TCGTCGCCGGTGATGTGGAAGGCCTCGCCGATCGCTTCGGCACGGTCGAGCAGCCCCACGAAGCCGACCGCGAAGTCCCGCGCGTGCGTGATCGTCCACAGCGAGCTGCCGTCCCCGCACACCACGATCGGCTTGCCCGCACGCATGCGCCCGAGCACCGTCCACCCGCCCGAGAACGGCACCAGGGTCTCGTCGTAGGTGTGGGACGGCCGGATGATCGTCATCGGGAAGTCGTCCTCGCGGTACGCCTTCGTGAGCAGGTCCTCGCACGCGATCTTGTCCCGCGAGTACTGCCAGAACGGGTTCTTCAGCGGCGTCGACTCGGTGATCGGTAGGTGCGTCGCGGGCGTCTGGTACGCCGAGGCCGACGAGATGAAGACGTACTGGTTCGTGCGACCCGTGAACACGTCGATGTCGCGCTGCACCTGGTCGGGCGTGAAGGCCACGAAGTCGATGACGACGTCCCACTGCTGGTCGCCGATCGCCGCCTCGAGCGCGGTGCGATCCGACACGTCGGCCTGGAGGCGCGTCACGCTCTCCGGGATCGGCCGCTTGTCCGTCGTGCCCCGGTTGAGCACGGTGACGGCGAACCCCTGTTCGACGGCTTCGCGGACGCACGCGGCGCTGATGATGCCGCTGCCGCCGATGAACAGCACGCTCGGTCCCGACATGGATGCTCCCTTGCTCCCGGCGGTGCCGCTGTGCACCGCGCCCCTGCGATCCTGCCCCACGCGGCCCGCGTACCGTCACGGGTCGGGGCGCACCGATGCGCTCCACGACAGGAGTGACACGCACATGGAGTACCGCTACCTCGGCAACTCGGGCCTCAAAGTGTCCGAGATCACCTACGGCAACTGGCTCACCCACGCCTCCCAGGTCGAGAACGACGCGGCGATCGCCTGCGTCCGCGCCGCCCTCGACGTCGGCATCTCGACGTTCGACACCGCCGACGTCTACGCGAACACCGGTGCCGAGACCGTCTTCGGCGAAGCGCTGAAGGGGGAGCGTCGCCAGTCGCTCGAGATCGCCACGAAGGTGTTCGGTCCGACCGGCCCGAAGGGGCACAACGACACCGGGCTGAGCCGGAAGCACATCCTCGAGTCGATCGACGGCTCGCTCGAGCGGCTGCAGACCGACTACGTCGACCTGTACCAGGCGCACCGCTACGACCACGAGACCCCGCTCGAGGAGACGATGCAGGCGTTCGCCGACGTCGTGCGGCAGGGCAAGGTCCTGTACGTCGGCGTCTCGGAGTGGACGGCGGACCAACTCCGCGCCGGCGCCGAGCTCGCGAAGGACCTCGGGTTCCAGCTCATCTCGAACCAGCCGCAGTACTCGGCGCTCTGGCGGGTCATCGAGGAGGAGGTCGTCCCCGCGTCGAAGGAGCTCGGCATCTCGCAGATCGTCTGGTCCCCGATCGCCCAGGGCGTCCTGACGGGCAAGTACCAGCCCGGTCAGCCGCTGCCCGAGGGCTCGCGTGCCACCGACGACAAGGGCGGCGCGAAGATGATCGAGCGCTTCATGAACGACGAGGTGCTCTCGGCGGTGCAGGAGCTCGGGCCGATCGCCGACGAGCTGAGCCTGTCGATGGCGCAGCTCGCGGTCGCGTGGGTGCTGCAGAACGAGAACGTGGCGTCGGCGATCATCGGCGCCTCGCGCCCGGAGCAGGTGCACGACAACGCCGGCGCGGCCGGGGTGCAGATCCCTGCCGAGCTGATGTCCCGCATCGACGACGCCCTCGGGTCGGTCGTCGAGCGCGACCCGGCGAAGACGAACGACAGCAGCCCGAAGACCCGCGAGGCCTGACGCTCCACCGCGGCTGCATGGCCACGGGTCGAACCACGATTCCGACATCGAACCAGCCGCACGAGCTGGCTCGATGTCGGAAACGTGGTTCGGCGCCGCGCCAGCCAGCGCGGCCCACCGGGAACGCAAAAGAGCCCCTCACTCTCGTGAGGGGCTCTTCACCGTGGCTGGACACGGCATCGATCCGTGGACCTTTCGATTTTCAGTCGAACGCTCTACCAACTGAGCTATCCAGCCGTGGCGACCCTGACGGGACTTGAACCCGCGACCTCCGCCGTGACAGGGCGGCACGCTAACCAACTGCGCTACAGGGCCATATTGTGTTGTGTTCGGTGTCGTACAGCTGCTTGCTCACTCACGAGGAGTGACCCCAACGGGATTCGAACCCGTGCTGCCGCCGTGAAAGGGCGGTGTCCTAGGCCACTAAACGATAGGGCCGCAAGCTGCGCCGTGCGCTACCGGGAGTCAAGCATACGGACGCTCTGCGCGATGCACAAATCGAGTGCCCCCGAACGTGCATCCCCGGCGTGTCGCACTCGCTCGAAGTGGCCTGAGTAGGCGCCCGCTGCGACCATCGTGGGCGGCCTGGACCCTCGCTCGGGGGTGTCCGCGCCGTGACCCGTGTTGTTACTGTTGCGTCTGTTGACAGTGTGGCGAGTCCGAGCCTCGCCGCACCGTTACGAGATCGAGACCATGTCGCCTGCTTCCGCCCGCCCCCGCCCCCGCCGCCGCGTTCTCGCCGCCGCGGTCGCCGTCGTGCTCTCCGCCGGCGCTCTCGCCGCGGTCGGCCCGGTGTCCGCAGCGTCGGCTGCGAGCTACCCCAGCTGGTCGGACGTGGAGCAGGCGAAGGCGTCGAAAGACGCCCAGCAGGCCAAGGTCACCGAGATCACGGCGCTCCTGCAGGACCTGGACGCGAAGGCGTCCGCCGCACAGCAGGCGTCCGAGGCAGCCGGCACCGCCTACCAGACGGCGCAGACGAAGTACGACGCCGCGACCCTCGAGCAGCAGACGCTGCAGCAGCAGGCGGACGAGGCGGACCGCACCGCGAAGCGCTCCGAGGCGCAGGCCGGTCAGCTCGCCGCGCAGCTCGGCCGCGCGAGCGCGAACGACGTGACGACCGACATCCTCACCCACCCGTCCGATTCGGGTGACCTGCTGTACGAGCTCGGCGCGATGTCGAAGCTCACCGAGCAGGCCGACGGCATCTACTCCCAGGCCTCACAGGACCGCGGTGTCGCCCAGGGCCTCGCCGACCGTGCCCAGCAGGCGAAGGAGGCCCTCGGCGCGCTCGCCGACGCAGCCCAGGCGAAGATGCAGGCGGCTCAGGACGCCGCCGACCGCGCGCAGTCAGCGGTCGACGCCCAGGCGGACAACAAGGCGCGGCTCGAGGCGCAGCTCGAGCTCCTCACCACGAACGCGAAGGACGTCGAGGCCCAGTACGACAAGGGGGTCGCGGCAGCGAAGGCGGCGGAAGCGGCCCGCGCTGCCGCGGCCGCGAAGGCCGCAGCGACGAGCCAGGGCGGCTCCGGCGGTGGGGCCCCGAACTCCTCCGGCTGGGTGCGTCCCTCGGGCGGCTACCAGACGAGCCCCTACGGCTACCGCGTCGACCCGTACACGCACTACCGGGCACTGCACGCCGGGGTCGACCTCGCGCCCGCCTGCTACGCACCGATCTACGCCGCCCACTCCGGCACGGTCACGTTCGCGGCGAACGGTGGCGGCTACGGCAACGAGGTCGTGCTCGACAACGGCGGCGGCATCTCCACCGCCTACGGGCACATCGTCGACGGCGGCATCCTCGTCTCCGTCGGGCAGCACGTCGAGGCCGGGCAGCAGATCGCGAAGATCGGCTCCACCGGCTGGTCGACGGGGTGCCACCTCCACTTCGAGACCCGGGTGAACGGTTCCGCCGTCGACCCGGTCCCCTTCATGGCAGCGCGGGGGATCTCGGTTTGAGCAACAGCGCCGTCGAGAGGCCCTGAGCGAGACATGAAGCCCTCCTCCCGCACCCTGTCCGGCTGCACCGCGGTCGTCGCCGTCCTCGGTATCGGCCTGTCGGTCGTCGTCGCCGGTCCCGCCCAGGCAGCTCCGTCCGCCCCGAGCTGGGACGACGTGCGCCAGGCGAAGGCCGACACCGCGCAGGCCCAGGCGACGGTGGACGAGCTGAGCGCCCGGCTGCAGACGCTGCAGGACGCCGCGGACAGCGCCGAGGTCTCCGAGCTCCAGGCGGCGCAGGACTACGCGATGGCGGTGTCGCAGCAGCAGGAGGCACAGGCGTCGCTCGACGACCTGACCGCCCAGGCGAAGCGCGCCGAGCAGAAGGCGGACGAGTCGGCCGCACAGGTCGCCGGGCTCGTCGTGGAGCTGTCCCGCACGGGCGGGGGCGACCTGTCGACCTCGATGCTCGTCGACGCCTCGGACGCGAAGGACCTGCTCTACCGCGTGGGCACGGTCTCGCACCTGTCCGCGCGGTCGGCCCGGGTGCTCGCCCAGGCGCAGACCGACCAGAACACCGTCGAGTCGATCGCCGCGCAGCAGTCGGCGGCCACGAAGGCCCTCGCCGCAGCGACCGCGAAGTCCGAGCGCACCCTGGACCAGGCGAACGAGGCGTCGGCCTCAGCCCGATCCCGCGTCCAGCAGCAGCAGGACAGGCAGGCCGAGGTGCTCGACCAGTTGGCGTTCCTCAAGGGCACGAGCACGGCGACCGAGACGGCGTACTGGAACGAGCAGCAGGCGAAGCGGGCCGAGCAGCAGCTCGCGGCCCGGACCGCTGCCGCCTCCCGTGACACGGCATCCGGCGGCAGCAGCGACCCCGCGTCGCCGTCCGTACCATCGCGGCCGAGCACGTCGCGGCCGAGCACGACCCAGCCGAGCACCACGCAGCCGAACACGAGCCCGTCGCGCCCGAGCACCACGCAGCCGAACACGAGCCCCTCCCGGCCGAGCACGACACCGTCGCGCCCTGCGCCTGCGCCTGCGCCTGCTCCGGCCCCTGCTCCTGCGCCGGCCCCCGCAGCGGCGCCTGCCCCCGCACCGGCGCCTGCGCCGGCCCCGAAGCCGGTCTCGAGCCCGTCGAAGGCCGCCGGTGCCATCGCCTACGCCCGTGGTCAGCTCGGCAAGGCGTACGTGCTGGGCGGCGCGGGTCCGAACACCTGGGATTGCTCCGGCCTGGTGATGATGGCGTACAACTCGCAGGGCATCGCCACTGGCGGACACAACGTCGTCTGGCAGTACAACTACTTCAAGTCCGTCGGGCGCCTCGTCCCGCTGTCGCAGCGGCAGCCTGGCGACATCCTGTTCTACTCGACGAACGGCAGCGTCTCCGGCGCCTACCACGACAGCATCGTCACGAGCTACGGCACCATGGTCGAGGCCGCGCGCCCCGGCGTCGGCGTCGTCGAGCGCGGGATCTGGCTGCCGAACCAGCTCCTGCCGTACGTCGGCCGCCCGAGCGGCTCGGTCTAGCCCGAGCGACCCGCAACGAGCGACCCGCAACGAGCGACCCGCAACCCGCGACCGGGACCCCGACCCCGCACGAACGACGGCGCCCGCACTCCCCGAGGGGAGCGCGGGCGCCGTCCTGTGTGCGAGCGTCAGTGACCGGACGGCACGTACGCGGCCTGGCCGGCCTGCACGATGCGCTCGGCCTCGGCGGCGTCGCCCCAGCCCTCGGCCTTGACCCACTTGTTCGGCTCGAGGTCCTTGTAGCGCTCGAAGAAGTGCGCGATCTCGGCCTTGGTCTGCTCGTCGACGTCCGAGATGTCCTGGATGTGCTGCCAGCGCGGGTCCTTCGCCGGGACCACGAGGACCTTCGCGTCGTTGCCGGCCTCGTCGCTCATCTTGAAGACGCCGACCGGGCGGACCTTGACGCCGACGCCCGGGAAGACCGGGTACTCGAGCAGCAGCAGCGCGTCCACGGGGTCGCCGTCGTCGGCCAGCGTGTTCTCGAAGTACCCGTAGTCGGTCGGGTAGACGAACGAGGTGAACAGCACGCGGTCGAGGTACACGCGACCGGTCTCGTGGTCGACCTCGTACTTGTTGCGGCTGCCCTTGGGGATCTCGACGACGACGTCGTACGCGGCCATGTTGCGCTCCTGGTCTCATGTGCGGGAAGAAAGCGCGGCTAACGTTACCGGGTGAACACTCCGCGTCCCCGGTTGGACCCGGCCGTCGCCGCGACCCGGCTGGCGGTCCGGACGCTCCTCGCGCAGGCGCGCGACGAGGGGCTGCTGCAGCCCGGCGACCTGGTCACGGTCGCGCTCAGCGGGGGAGCCGATTCGCTCGCGCTCGCTGCGGCGACCGCGTTCGAGGCGCCGAAGCAGGACCTGCGGGCCGGTGCGGTGGTCGTCGACCACGCACTCCAGGCGGGCAGCGACGCGGTGGCGAGCCGCGCCTCCAGGACGGCCGCGTCGCTGGGTCTCGACCCGGTGACGGTCCGCCGGGTGGACGTCGGCTCGGACGGCGGTCCCGAGGGTGCCGCACGGGAGGCACGGCACACCGCGATCGCGCGGGCCGCCGCCGACACGGGGTCGCCCCTGGTGCTGTTCGGGCACACGCTCGACGACCAGGCCGAGACGGTGCTGCTCGGCCTGCTGCGCGGCAGCGGGCCGGACGCGCTGTCCGGCATGCCGCCGCTCGCGCGACGCGCGGCCGGTCCGGCCTACGGGCGGCCGCTCCTCGGGGTGCGCCGGCACACGACCAGGCAGGCCTCGGTCGCCGGGGGGCTCGTGCCGTGGGACGACCCGCAGAACGACGATCCCGCGTACGCCCGAGTGCGTGTGCGGACCGCGCTCATGCCCGTGCTGGAGCGCGAGCTCGGTGCCGGGGTGCCCGAGGCACTCGCCCGGACCGCCGAACAGCTCCGCGAGGACGCTGCGGCGCTCGACCACTTCGCCGAGGAGATGGCGGAGGACCTCGCCGAGCACTCCGAGGCGGGCATCTCGCTGTCCGTGCCCGAGCTGCAGGCGAACCCGCCGGCGCTCCGGCAGCGACTCGTCCGCCTGGCCGTGGAGGGGGAGTTCGGCGTGACGCTGTCGCGCACGCAGACGCTCGAGGTCTGCCGGCTCGTGACCGACTGGCGCGGGCAGGGACCGGTCGACCTGCCGGGGGTCCGGGCGTCGCGGGAGGGCGAGCGCATCGCGTTCGCCGCCCGTTAGAGTGCTCTGGTGGAACTCTCCGACGTCCAGGCAGACCTGTCCGAAGTGCTCTTCACCCCCGAGCAGATCGACGAGAAGCTCGCCGAACTCGCCGCGGTGGTCGACCGTGACTACGCGGGGAAGGACCCGCTGCTCGTCGGCGTGCTGAAGGGCGCCGTCATGGTCATGGCGGACTTCTCGCGGCACCTCAAGATGCAGGCGCGGATGGACTGGATGGCGGTGTCGTCGTACGGCTCCGGCACGAAGTCGTCCGGTGTCGTGCGGATCCTCAAGGACCTCGACACCGACCTGCACGGCCGCGACGTCATCATCGTCGAGGACATCATCGACTCCGGCCTGACGCTGTCGTGGCTCAAGCAGAACCTCGAGTCGCGCGGTGCCGCGAGCGTCGAGATCGTCGCCCTGCTCCGCAAGCCCGAGGCCGCCAAGGTCGAGGTCGACGTGAAGTACGCCGGCTTCGAGATCCCCGACGCGTTCGTGGTCGGCTACGGCCTCGACTTC
Coding sequences within it:
- a CDS encoding SDR family oxidoreductase; protein product: MSGPSVLFIGGSGIISAACVREAVEQGFAVTVLNRGTTDKRPIPESVTRLQADVSDRTALEAAIGDQQWDVVIDFVAFTPDQVQRDIDVFTGRTNQYVFISSASAYQTPATHLPITESTPLKNPFWQYSRDKIACEDLLTKAYREDDFPMTIIRPSHTYDETLVPFSGGWTVLGRMRAGKPIVVCGDGSSLWTITHARDFAVGFVGLLDRAEAIGEAFHITGDEAPTWDRIAHELAAAAGVDDLQIVHVPSDAIDALDADWGASLLGDKANTSVFDNTKVQTLVPEFAQTTSIRQGAREIVAWFDADPSRQVTDERLDGLMDQLVERWQVR
- a CDS encoding aldo/keto reductase family protein, yielding MEYRYLGNSGLKVSEITYGNWLTHASQVENDAAIACVRAALDVGISTFDTADVYANTGAETVFGEALKGERRQSLEIATKVFGPTGPKGHNDTGLSRKHILESIDGSLERLQTDYVDLYQAHRYDHETPLEETMQAFADVVRQGKVLYVGVSEWTADQLRAGAELAKDLGFQLISNQPQYSALWRVIEEEVVPASKELGISQIVWSPIAQGVLTGKYQPGQPLPEGSRATDDKGGAKMIERFMNDEVLSAVQELGPIADELSLSMAQLAVAWVLQNENVASAIIGASRPEQVHDNAGAAGVQIPAELMSRIDDALGSVVERDPAKTNDSSPKTREA
- a CDS encoding M23 family metallopeptidase codes for the protein MSPASARPRPRRRVLAAAVAVVLSAGALAAVGPVSAASAASYPSWSDVEQAKASKDAQQAKVTEITALLQDLDAKASAAQQASEAAGTAYQTAQTKYDAATLEQQTLQQQADEADRTAKRSEAQAGQLAAQLGRASANDVTTDILTHPSDSGDLLYELGAMSKLTEQADGIYSQASQDRGVAQGLADRAQQAKEALGALADAAQAKMQAAQDAADRAQSAVDAQADNKARLEAQLELLTTNAKDVEAQYDKGVAAAKAAEAARAAAAAKAAATSQGGSGGGAPNSSGWVRPSGGYQTSPYGYRVDPYTHYRALHAGVDLAPACYAPIYAAHSGTVTFAANGGGYGNEVVLDNGGGISTAYGHIVDGGILVSVGQHVEAGQQIAKIGSTGWSTGCHLHFETRVNGSAVDPVPFMAARGISV
- a CDS encoding NlpC/P60 family protein; translation: MKPSSRTLSGCTAVVAVLGIGLSVVVAGPAQAAPSAPSWDDVRQAKADTAQAQATVDELSARLQTLQDAADSAEVSELQAAQDYAMAVSQQQEAQASLDDLTAQAKRAEQKADESAAQVAGLVVELSRTGGGDLSTSMLVDASDAKDLLYRVGTVSHLSARSARVLAQAQTDQNTVESIAAQQSAATKALAAATAKSERTLDQANEASASARSRVQQQQDRQAEVLDQLAFLKGTSTATETAYWNEQQAKRAEQQLAARTAAASRDTASGGSSDPASPSVPSRPSTSRPSTTQPSTTQPNTSPSRPSTTQPNTSPSRPSTTPSRPAPAPAPAPAPAPAPAPAAAPAPAPAPAPAPKPVSSPSKAAGAIAYARGQLGKAYVLGGAGPNTWDCSGLVMMAYNSQGIATGGHNVVWQYNYFKSVGRLVPLSQRQPGDILFYSTNGSVSGAYHDSIVTSYGTMVEAARPGVGVVERGIWLPNQLLPYVGRPSGSV
- a CDS encoding inorganic diphosphatase, with protein sequence MAAYDVVVEIPKGSRNKYEVDHETGRVYLDRVLFTSFVYPTDYGYFENTLADDGDPVDALLLLEYPVFPGVGVKVRPVGVFKMSDEAGNDAKVLVVPAKDPRWQHIQDISDVDEQTKAEIAHFFERYKDLEPNKWVKAEGWGDAAEAERIVQAGQAAYVPSGH
- the tilS gene encoding tRNA lysidine(34) synthetase TilS; the protein is MNTPRPRLDPAVAATRLAVRTLLAQARDEGLLQPGDLVTVALSGGADSLALAAATAFEAPKQDLRAGAVVVDHALQAGSDAVASRASRTAASLGLDPVTVRRVDVGSDGGPEGAAREARHTAIARAAADTGSPLVLFGHTLDDQAETVLLGLLRGSGPDALSGMPPLARRAAGPAYGRPLLGVRRHTTRQASVAGGLVPWDDPQNDDPAYARVRVRTALMPVLERELGAGVPEALARTAEQLREDAAALDHFAEEMAEDLAEHSEAGISLSVPELQANPPALRQRLVRLAVEGEFGVTLSRTQTLEVCRLVTDWRGQGPVDLPGVRASREGERIAFAAR
- the hpt gene encoding hypoxanthine phosphoribosyltransferase, with amino-acid sequence MELSDVQADLSEVLFTPEQIDEKLAELAAVVDRDYAGKDPLLVGVLKGAVMVMADFSRHLKMQARMDWMAVSSYGSGTKSSGVVRILKDLDTDLHGRDVIIVEDIIDSGLTLSWLKQNLESRGAASVEIVALLRKPEAAKVEVDVKYAGFEIPDAFVVGYGLDFDERYRNLRGIGVLAPHVYS